From the genome of Colletotrichum destructivum chromosome 10, complete sequence, one region includes:
- a CDS encoding Putative ubiquinone biosynthesis protein Coq4 produces the protein MKALRALPAAPARRAFPAICAACSPSSSSSSSSSSSSSPSSTTVTKTRPFSVLNRPPPNYPGHVPLTKVERAGLALGAGIWSLLSPYRADLIAAVGETTATPYFIYRLRDAMLADPTGRRILRDRPRITSSSLDLDRLRRMPDNSVGRAYIGWLDAEGVSPDTRPAVRYIDDPECAYVMQRYRECHDFFHALTGLPIVREGEVALKAFEFANTLIPMTGFAVLSYATMKAGERKRFRDIYGPWALRNGMKAKEVINVYWEEQLERDVDELRAELGIERPPDMRAIRKREREERRRAQEAMQVR, from the coding sequence ATGAAAGCCCTCCGAGCTCTTCCCGCGGCACCAGCCCGCCGCGCCTTCCCCGCTATCTGCGCCGCCtgctccccctcctcctcctcttcgtcgtcgtcgtcgtcgtcgtcgtcgccttcctcgaccaCCGTCACCAAGACCCGCCCGTTCTCCGTCCTCaaccgcccgccgccgaatTACCCTGGTCACGTCCCCCTGACCAAAGTTGagcgcgccggcctcgcccttggcGCAGGCATCTGGTCCCTCCTGAGCCCCTACCGTgccgacctcatcgccgcagtcggcgagacgacggccacgCCATACTTCATCTACCGCCTGCGCGACGCCATGCTCGCCGACCCGACCGGCCGCCGCATCCTCCGCGACCGGCCGCGCATCACCTCGAGctccctcgacctcgaccgcctgCGCCGCATGCCCGACAACAGCGTTGGGCGCGCCTACATCGGCtggctcgacgccgagggcgtcagcCCGGACACCCGGCCCGCCGTGCGTTACATTGATGACCCGGAGTGCGCCTACGTCATGCAGCGGTACCGCGAGTGCCACGACTTCTTCCACGCGCTGACGGGCCTGCCCATCGtgcgcgagggcgaggttgCCCTCAAGGCCTTCGAGTTCGCCAACACGCTGATCCCCATGACGGGCTTCGCCGTGCTGAGCTACGCGACCATGAAGGCGGGCGAGCGCAAGCGCTTCCGCGACATCTACGGGCCCTGGGCGCTCAGGAACGGCATGAAGGCTAAGGAGGTCATCAACGTCTACTgggaggagcagctcgagagGGACGTGGACGAGTTGAGGGCCGAGCTGGGGATCGAGAGGCCGCCTGATATGCGGGCCATtcggaagagggagagggaggagaggaggagggcgcaAGAGGCCATGCAGGTGAGGTAG
- a CDS encoding Putative PDCD5-like superfamily protein, protein MDDSELEQIRKARLEQLKAQGGAGGSSGGGSSQKQQQQEQRQQQEQEARQQMLNQILHPEAADRLGRIRLVKEQRAQDVENRLIMLAQSGQLRSKVTEAQLKELLAAVADNKEEEKIVVSRRKGWDDDDDDLLDL, encoded by the exons ATGGACGACTCCGAACTCGAGCAG ATCCGCAAGGCccgcctcgagcagctcaAGGCGCAGGGCGGGGCGGGAGGaagctccggcggcggctcgagccagaaacagcagcagcaagagcAGAGACA ACAACAGGAACAGGAAGCCCGCCAGCAGATGCTCAACCAGATCCTTCAccccgaggcggcggaccgCCTGGGCCGCATCCGGCTCGTCAAGGAGCAGCGCGCGCAGGACGTCGAGAACCGGCTTATCATGCTCGCGCAGAGCGGCCAGCTGCGCAGCAAGGTCACCGAGGCCCAGCTCAAGGAGttgctcgccgccgtcgccgacaacaaggaggaggagaagatcgTCGTCAGCCGGCGCAAGGGgtgggacgacgacgacgacgacctgctAGACCTGTGA
- a CDS encoding Putative SET domain-containing protein, with protein MDAIETLFSWAETQGITVYNVGPRVLPGRGIGIVATSPIKKDDTILDVPIPCLKTISTIPKPLTRPFPKDTAVHALLALDIALDDAPSFKTWSAVFPTPRDLASCPLTWPEALTSLLPPAASSLLVAQREKFESHWSLVSAASLPGGAAVGYEDYRHAWLLVNSRTFYHVTPKTAKRHRDDHMVLQPVADLLNHAPRGCSVAFDARSFTILADRDYNPGDEVHICYGRHSNDFLLVEYGFVMAPGENDWDEACLDDVLLPRLSDAHRRRLEERGFLGKYMLDAETVCYRTQVALRTLVLPPRRWAQFVDGFADGEAEQPEVDELLREVLAAYDVEIGTKIATAGALDEGEEFQRQMVVARWKQIQGLVRATIRKLDT; from the exons ATGGATGCCATCGAGACCCTCTTTTCATGGGCGGAAACCCAAGGAATCACAGTATACAATGTCGGACCCCGCGTCCTCCCGGGACGAGGCATAGGAATCGTCGCGACATCTCCCATAAAG AAAGACGACACGATCCTTGACGTCCCCATTCCCTGTCTGAAAACCATCTCAACCATTCCCAAACCCCTGACCCGCCCCTTCCCTAAAGACACCGCCGTccacgccctcctcgccctcgacatcgccctcgacgatgccCCCTCCTTCAAGACCTGGTCCGCCGTCTTCCCTACGCCCCGGGACCTCGCCTCGTGCCCGCTCACCTGGCCCGAAGCCCTGACGTCCCTCCTACCACCCGCGGCCTCCtcgctcctcgtcgcccagcgcGAAAAGTTCGAGTCTCACTGGTCCCTggtctccgccgcctcgctccccggcggcgccgccgtcggttACGAAGACTACCGCCACGCCTGGCTCCTCGTTAACTCGCGCACCTTCTACCACGTCACCCCCAAGACGGCGAAACGGCACCGCGACGACCACATGGTCCTCCAGCCTGTCGCCGACCTTCTCAACCACGCCCCGCGCGGCTGCTCCGTCGCCTTCGACGCCCGTTCCTTcaccatcctcgccgacagGGACTACAaccccggcgacgaggtccacATCTGCTACGGCCGCCACAGCAAcgacttcctcctcgtcgagtaCGGCTTTGTCATGGCTCCCGGCGAGAATGACTGGGACGAGGCGtgcctcgacgacgtcctcctccCGCGGCTGAGCGACGCCCACCGGCGACGCCTCGAGGAGAGGGGATTTCTTGGCAAGTAcatgctcgacgccgagacggTGTGCTACCGGACGCAGGTGGCGCTGCGGACCctggtgctgccgccgaggcggtgggcCCAGTTCGTCGACGGtttcgccgacggcgaggccgagcagcccgaggttgacgagctGTTGCGCGAGGTGCTCGCGGCGTACGATGTCGAGATCGGGACCAAGATCGCGACCGCAGGGGCGCTggacgagggagaggagtTCCAGAGGCAGATGGTCGTGGCGCGCTGGAAGCAGATACAGGGGCTGGTGCGCGCCACGATACGGAAACTAGACACATGA
- a CDS encoding Putative 6-phosphogluconate dehydrogenase-like domain superfamily, ketopantoate reductase — translation MAATVPGAQTVGVPGEKKQWFKRVLGLLPEQNEKELYAIFKADSLSRFYVPAVMMGHDSPPPPSSRTVHILGKDQRSLFLSHALHGIYDSVKAINLTRNTPYQNISGNEGVRRSGGWIEPNVALEEATEPDGDEGHISNLVVAGRPSETIKMLNEVKHRVDDRTAVLFVQDGLGVAEAVNNQVFTDAERRPSIVLGHMSHSLAYDRKTNSVKLMAPNYETMLTGVRPYTGKKADATDTWLRSRGMLEKFASSEVLRAKGMGLDSWMKHKIPSLMFSAVVDPICVMLDYRYEQLLYNPTANRLTTQLLKEIADVVARMAEVKNSPELQAMLRGEGMRKEIMGKLRAKGSAPSQMKLQIQRGMLTDIDYLNGFFIERGHRLGLKLPANEMIVGMVKAKHKAQLDRHRSYIPLEVTSRR, via the coding sequence atggcggcgacTGTCCCGGGCGCCCAGACGGTGGGCGTGCCtggggagaagaagcagtgGTTCAAAAGGGTCCTGGGACTACTGCCGGAGCAGAACGAGAAGGAGTTGTACGCCATCTTCAAAGCCGACTCATTATCGCGATTCTACGTCCCGGCGGTCATGATGGGTCATGattcaccaccaccgccgtcgtcgcggacGGTACACATCCTCGGAAAGGACCAGCGGTCCCTGTTCCTGTCGCACGCACTGCACGGCATCTACGACTCAGTGAAGGCCATCAACCTGACAAGGAATACACCGTATCAAAATATTTCCGGAAACGAGGGAGTGAGGAGGAGCGGAGGCTGGATCGAGCCGAACGTtgcgctcgaggaggccacaGAACCGGACGGAGATGAGGGGCATATCAGTAACCTGGTGGTTGCTGGGAGGCCGAGCGAGACAATCAAAATGCTCAACGAGGTGAAGCACCGGGTGGATGATCGGACGGCCGTGCTCTTCGTCCAGGACGGGCTCGGGGTCGCTGAGGCTGTCAACAATCAGGTCTTCACAGATGCGGAGAGGCGCCCGTCCATTGTCCTCGGGCACATGAGTCACTCCCTGGCGTACGACCGCAAGACGAACTCGGTCAAGCTGATGGCGCCCAATTATGAAACCATGCTGACGGGCGTGCGGCCGTATACCGGCAAGAAGGCGGATGCGACAGACACGTGGCTGCGATCGCGGGGTATGCTGGAGAAGTTTGCCTCCTCGGAGGTGCTCAGAGCCAAAGGCATGGGGCTCGACAGCTGGATGAAGCATAAGATCCCGTCACTCATGTTCTCGGCCGTGGTCGACCCGATCTGCGTCATGCTGGACTACCGCTACGAGCAGCTCCTCTACAACCCGACGGCCAACAGGCTCACGACACAGCTACTGAAAGAGATCGCTGACGTCGTGGCGCGCATGGCTGAGGTCAAGAACTCGCCGGAGCTGCAGGCGATGCTGCGGGGCGAGGGCATGCGCAAGGAGATCATGGGGAAGCTCAGGGCCAAgggctcggcgccgagccaGATGAAGTTGCAGATCCAGCGCGGTATGTTGACGGATATTGACTACCTGAACGGGTTCTTCATCGAGAGGGGACATAGACTGGGCCTGAAGCTGCCCGCCAATGAGATGATTGTGGGCATGGTGAAGGCGAAGCACAAGGCGCAGCTGGACAGGCATCGATCATACATCCCTCTCGAAGTGACCTCGAGGAGATGA